From one Deinococcus aquaedulcis genomic stretch:
- a CDS encoding EF-hand domain-containing protein, producing the protein MFFQQRDRHEQMARLDPRDTNADGQVSPQEAAAYIRDYLDNASPQERDQIMREYFGQMSPQERQQMGDAIVRSPANPVQNVRYDDDNDLIDAYTRTAQAPAQNGQSPLEAAFAPGGMLSSPLVKAGLVGLAGMIGSRMLRR; encoded by the coding sequence ATGTTCTTTCAGCAACGTGACCGCCACGAGCAGATGGCCCGCCTCGACCCCCGTGACACCAACGCCGACGGGCAGGTAAGCCCCCAGGAAGCCGCCGCCTACATCCGCGACTACCTGGACAACGCCTCGCCCCAGGAGCGCGACCAGATTATGCGCGAGTACTTCGGGCAGATGAGCCCGCAGGAGCGCCAGCAGATGGGCGACGCCATTGTGCGCAGCCCCGCCAACCCGGTCCAGAACGTGCGCTACGACGACGACAACGACCTGATTGACGCCTACACCCGCACCGCCCAGGCCCCCGCCCAGAACGGCCAGAGCCCCCTGGAAGCGGCCTTTGCGCCCGGCGGCATGCTCAGCAGCCCGCTGGTCAAGGCCGGGCTGGTGGGGCTGGCCGGCATGATCGGCAG
- a CDS encoding SMI1/KNR4 family protein, with amino-acid sequence MWRHFLQELGLHLADCAPASPAAIEHLEHAFELVLPEDLKSLLLEVGALSGSYGEGMLWSPHEMEEQNRVMRQRPQFGSLYMPFEGLFFIGDLGNGDLIGLRVLQGEVEANNVFRWDHESDSRWNIQLDLKGYLQAAATGNILGRP; translated from the coding sequence ATGTGGCGACATTTTCTTCAGGAACTCGGCCTTCATCTGGCTGACTGCGCCCCAGCATCCCCTGCAGCCATCGAGCACCTCGAACACGCATTCGAGCTTGTCCTTCCCGAAGATCTCAAGTCGCTCCTGCTGGAGGTCGGCGCCCTGTCCGGTTCATATGGCGAAGGGATGCTCTGGTCTCCACACGAGATGGAAGAACAGAATCGTGTCATGCGGCAGAGGCCCCAATTTGGATCACTCTATATGCCGTTTGAAGGCCTGTTCTTTATTGGTGATCTCGGGAATGGCGACCTGATCGGCTTGCGGGTGCTCCAAGGCGAAGTCGAGGCGAACAACGTCTTTCGGTGGGATCACGAAAGCGATAGTCGATGGAACATCCAGCTGGATCTGAAGGGGTATCTCCAGGCCGCCGCGACAGGCAACATCCTGGGCCGCCCATGA